One Archangium lipolyticum genomic region harbors:
- a CDS encoding baseplate J/gp47 family protein, whose product MSLESLDTSFSAIVDRLLSNLGPGLDTNTGSMARTLAESYAREMATFYAMLELAHRSGYLDTAEGDALDNVVAVLGIDRARAGRLTGEVEFSRNSPAPDDIGIPAGRLVTGLPSDSTPLPLFETLEDATLRRGEMRVTVRVQQVQDDTKDAKKAPPVIDPGKLIVMPRPVLGIEAVTNRTPIRRTGEDETDESFRARARTALRDGEKGTLEAIASAVRQQGVQRVTVREPPDAPAGVVDVLVGDPDFSQDAGGVQRVWEAIRGTKAAGIQVRLQYARTIYFQVELQVEPADPDLDEAAFDRLRRELQQSLSRFAQGLPAGETVRRRKLEAVLYANPAVRHIDGLRVLTYVWGVDRDDPQKSALVLEAKSREYGPDRDWRLDNLETVAIDLEKKPPLISRLLPSIYRIDLVVSARRTDPRTPEQIRQALRGAVEQYAARLAKEAQATNKPQAILWEDLQMTLKQQAEVEQLLSAVVTPDDGLAQVLAQSSGKQEALTLEQGTRMELGGAEMVGLG is encoded by the coding sequence TTGAGCCTCGAATCGCTCGATACCTCGTTCAGCGCCATCGTCGACCGGCTGCTGTCGAACCTCGGGCCGGGTCTCGACACGAACACCGGGAGCATGGCGCGCACCCTGGCGGAGTCCTACGCCCGGGAGATGGCCACCTTCTACGCCATGCTCGAGCTCGCCCACCGCTCGGGCTATCTCGACACGGCCGAGGGCGATGCCCTGGACAACGTCGTGGCCGTGCTGGGCATCGACCGTGCCCGGGCGGGCCGGCTCACCGGAGAGGTGGAGTTCAGCCGCAACTCGCCCGCGCCGGATGACATCGGCATTCCCGCGGGCCGGCTGGTGACGGGCCTGCCCTCGGACTCCACGCCCCTGCCCCTGTTCGAAACCCTGGAGGACGCGACGCTGCGCCGGGGAGAGATGCGGGTCACCGTCCGGGTGCAGCAGGTCCAGGACGACACGAAGGACGCGAAGAAGGCGCCCCCCGTCATCGACCCCGGCAAGCTCATCGTGATGCCCCGGCCCGTGCTGGGCATCGAGGCCGTCACCAACCGCACGCCCATCCGCCGCACTGGCGAGGACGAGACGGACGAGAGCTTTCGCGCCCGGGCCCGCACCGCCCTGCGGGATGGAGAGAAGGGCACGCTCGAGGCCATCGCCTCCGCGGTGCGCCAGCAGGGCGTCCAGCGGGTGACCGTGCGCGAGCCGCCAGACGCTCCCGCCGGGGTGGTCGACGTGCTGGTGGGAGATCCCGACTTCAGCCAGGACGCTGGCGGCGTCCAGCGGGTCTGGGAGGCCATCCGTGGCACCAAGGCCGCCGGCATCCAGGTGCGGCTCCAGTACGCGCGCACCATCTACTTCCAGGTCGAGCTCCAGGTGGAGCCCGCGGATCCGGACCTGGACGAGGCCGCGTTCGACCGGCTGCGGCGTGAGCTCCAGCAATCCCTCTCCCGCTTCGCCCAGGGCCTGCCCGCGGGCGAGACGGTGCGCCGCCGCAAGCTCGAGGCCGTCCTCTACGCCAACCCGGCCGTCCGCCACATCGACGGCCTGCGCGTGCTCACCTACGTCTGGGGAGTCGATCGGGACGATCCCCAGAAGTCCGCGCTCGTCCTCGAGGCGAAGAGCCGGGAGTACGGGCCCGATCGTGACTGGCGGCTCGACAACCTCGAGACGGTGGCGATCGACCTGGAGAAGAAGCCGCCGCTCATCTCCCGGCTGCTGCCGTCCATCTACCGCATCGACCTGGTCGTCTCCGCCCGGCGCACCGATCCGCGCACGCCCGAGCAGATCCGCCAGGCGCTGCGCGGCGCGGTGGAGCAGTACGCGGCCCGGCTCGCCAAGGAGGCGCAGGCCACGAACAAGCCCCAGGCGATCCTCTGGGAGGACCTCCAGATGACGCTCAAGCAGCAGGCCGAGGTGGAGCAGCTGCTCTCCGCGGTGGTCACCCCGGATGACGGCCTCGCCCAGGTGCTGGCGCAGTCCAGCGGGAAGCAGGAGGCCCTCACCCTGGAGCAGGGCACGCGCATGGAGCTCGGCGGAGCCGAGATGGTGGGATTGGGATGA
- a CDS encoding GPW/gp25 family protein, giving the protein MADELKTDLKLAFKDTGEIDLDWSTDTGAATVSGKDNLVQALTMRLIVYRGHLEQLGHGRYGSRVADLIGEPLDRQNLELLRRYVRQALKEDPRVQEVTSLRVSARPDLPGAVDVRASVRAITGDEVELGLALDLG; this is encoded by the coding sequence ATGGCGGACGAGCTGAAGACAGACTTGAAGCTCGCCTTCAAGGACACGGGCGAGATCGACCTCGACTGGAGCACCGACACCGGGGCGGCCACGGTGAGCGGCAAGGACAACCTCGTCCAGGCCCTGACGATGCGGCTGATCGTCTACCGGGGGCACCTGGAGCAGCTCGGCCATGGCCGCTACGGCAGCCGGGTGGCGGATCTCATCGGCGAGCCGTTGGATCGCCAGAACCTCGAGCTGCTGCGCCGCTACGTGCGCCAGGCGCTCAAGGAGGATCCCCGCGTCCAGGAGGTGACGTCCCTGCGCGTCAGCGCCCGTCCCGATCTGCCGGGAGCGGTGGATGTGCGGGCCAGCGTCCGGGCCATCACCGGCGACGAAGTGGAGCTGGGCCTCGCGCTCGACCTCGGGTGA